A stretch of the Bradyrhizobium arachidis genome encodes the following:
- the ppa gene encoding inorganic diphosphatase, with translation MNIDAIAIGDNPPDDVNVVIEVPLGGEPIKYEMDKASGTLFVDRFLYTPMRYPGNYGFVPRTLSDDGDPIDVLIANTRPIIPGAVMNVRPIGVLKMEDDGGGDEKIIAVPSSHLTQRYQHVQTYTDLPEITCKQIEHFFLHYKDLEPGKWSRLSGWGHADEARTLIEAAIARATRAKSL, from the coding sequence ATGAACATCGACGCGATTGCCATCGGTGACAATCCGCCTGATGACGTCAATGTTGTCATCGAGGTGCCCCTCGGCGGCGAGCCGATCAAGTATGAGATGGACAAGGCGTCTGGTACCCTGTTCGTCGACCGTTTCCTGTACACGCCGATGCGCTATCCCGGCAATTACGGCTTTGTGCCGCGGACCTTGTCCGACGACGGCGATCCCATCGACGTGCTGATCGCCAACACACGCCCGATCATTCCCGGTGCGGTAATGAACGTGCGGCCGATCGGGGTTTTGAAGATGGAGGACGACGGCGGCGGTGACGAAAAGATAATCGCCGTGCCGTCGTCGCACCTGACCCAGCGCTATCAGCACGTGCAGACCTACACCGATCTGCCCGAGATCACGTGCAAGCAGATCGAGCACTTCTTCCTGCATTACAAGGATCTCGAGCCCGGCAAATGGTCGCGGCTTTCGGGATGGGGGCATGCCGACGAGGCGCGCACATTGATCGAAGCGGCGATCGCGCGTGCGACGCGCGCTAAATCTCTTTGA
- a CDS encoding adenylate kinase yields MRLVLLGPPGAGKGTQAYKLSQIFAIPQLSTGDMLRSAVAAGTEIGQHAADIMQRGDLVPDELVVELIAERIAQADAARGFILDGFPRTVAQAKSLSHVLVTRAQKLDRVLELVVEENTLLDRILGRALQARANGEMVRSDDNEEALSVRLTAYANQTKPLTEYYVTQGLLRTVDASQPVDCVTAALVEAVQWTKQAADTLPRSIAGP; encoded by the coding sequence ATGAGACTCGTGCTCTTGGGCCCACCGGGCGCCGGGAAGGGGACGCAAGCCTACAAGCTGTCGCAGATTTTTGCGATTCCACAACTGTCGACCGGCGACATGCTGCGGTCGGCTGTGGCGGCGGGAACGGAAATCGGGCAACACGCAGCCGACATCATGCAGCGCGGCGATTTGGTGCCGGATGAGTTGGTGGTGGAACTGATCGCAGAACGTATTGCGCAAGCGGATGCGGCGCGCGGGTTCATTCTGGACGGATTTCCGCGCACAGTTGCCCAAGCAAAGAGCCTCAGCCACGTGCTTGTGACCAGGGCGCAGAAACTCGATCGAGTGCTTGAACTCGTTGTCGAGGAAAATACGCTGCTAGATCGGATACTCGGGCGAGCCCTGCAGGCAAGAGCCAACGGAGAAATGGTGCGTTCCGATGACAATGAGGAAGCTCTCAGCGTCCGCCTGACAGCCTACGCCAATCAAACAAAGCCTCTGACGGAATACTACGTCACCCAGGGGCTATTAAGAACAGTTGATGCCTCACAGCCTGTCGACTGTGTGACCGCAGCACTTGTCGAAGCGGTTCAGTGGACCAAACAGGCTGCCGACACGTTGCCGAGGTCGATCGCGGGGCCTTAG
- the acs gene encoding acetate--CoA ligase → MDSSNQDTPVAEKIYDVPAEWAKRAWVDQAKYKDMYARSISDPNGFWAEQAKRIDWMKAPTKIENVSFAPGNISIKWFEDGVLNVAWNCIDRHLAKRANQTAIIWEGDDPSQSKHITYKELHDEVCRMANILRTRNVKKGDRVTIYLPMIPEAAYAMLACARIGAIHSVVFAGFSPDSLAQRINDCKSKVIITADEGLRGGKKVPLKANVDAALAKSDGVDWVVVVKRTGGKVDMNPSRDLWYHEAAAMVTTECPAEHMHAEDPLFILYTSGSTGTPKGVLHTTGGYLVYASMTHQYVFDYHDGDVYWCTADVGWVTGHSYIVYGPLANGATTLMFEGVPNYPDNSRFWNVIDKHKVNTFYTAPTAIRALMQSGDEPVKKTSRASLRLLGSVGEPINPEAWEWYHHVVGDDRCPIVDTWWQTETGGILITPLPGATKLKPGSATLPFFGVTPEIVDADGKVLDGETSGNLCLTRSWPGMMRTVYGDHARFEQTYFSTYKGKYFTGDGCRRDADGYYWITGRVDDVINVSGHRMGTAEVESALVAHEKVSEAAVVGFPHDIKGQGIYAYVTLMAGVEPSEDLRKELVTCVRKEIGPIASPDQIQFAPGLPKTRSGKIMRRILRKIAEDEPGSLGDTSTLADPAVVDDLVKNRQNRR, encoded by the coding sequence GCCGAGAAGATCTACGACGTGCCGGCAGAGTGGGCAAAACGCGCCTGGGTGGACCAGGCCAAGTACAAGGACATGTACGCTCGCTCGATCTCGGACCCGAACGGCTTCTGGGCGGAACAGGCCAAGCGCATCGACTGGATGAAGGCGCCGACCAAAATCGAGAACGTCTCCTTCGCGCCCGGCAACATCTCCATCAAATGGTTCGAGGATGGGGTCCTCAACGTCGCCTGGAACTGTATCGACCGGCATCTTGCCAAGCGCGCCAACCAGACCGCGATCATCTGGGAAGGCGACGACCCCTCGCAGTCCAAGCACATCACCTACAAGGAGCTGCACGACGAGGTGTGCCGGATGGCGAACATCCTGCGCACTCGCAACGTCAAGAAGGGCGACCGCGTCACGATCTATCTGCCGATGATCCCGGAGGCGGCCTACGCGATGCTGGCCTGCGCGCGGATCGGCGCCATCCACTCCGTAGTGTTCGCCGGCTTCTCGCCTGACAGCCTCGCCCAGCGCATCAACGACTGTAAATCCAAGGTCATCATCACCGCCGACGAAGGCCTGCGCGGCGGCAAGAAGGTGCCGCTGAAGGCCAATGTCGATGCCGCGCTCGCCAAATCCGACGGCGTCGACTGGGTCGTCGTGGTCAAGCGCACCGGCGGCAAGGTCGACATGAATCCCTCGCGCGACCTCTGGTATCACGAGGCGGCGGCGATGGTGACGACGGAATGTCCCGCCGAGCACATGCACGCCGAGGATCCGCTGTTCATCCTCTACACGTCGGGCTCGACCGGAACGCCGAAGGGCGTGCTGCACACCACCGGCGGCTATCTCGTCTATGCCTCGATGACGCATCAATACGTCTTCGACTATCACGACGGCGACGTCTACTGGTGCACCGCCGACGTCGGCTGGGTGACCGGCCACAGCTATATCGTCTATGGGCCGCTCGCCAACGGCGCGACCACGCTGATGTTCGAAGGCGTGCCGAACTATCCGGACAATTCGCGGTTCTGGAACGTTATCGACAAGCACAAGGTCAACACCTTCTACACCGCACCGACCGCGATCCGCGCGCTGATGCAGTCGGGCGACGAACCCGTGAAGAAGACCTCGCGCGCCTCCCTGCGCCTGCTCGGCTCGGTCGGTGAGCCCATCAATCCGGAAGCTTGGGAATGGTATCACCACGTCGTCGGCGACGACCGTTGCCCGATCGTCGACACCTGGTGGCAGACCGAGACTGGCGGCATCTTGATTACGCCGCTGCCGGGCGCGACGAAGCTGAAGCCCGGCTCGGCGACTCTGCCGTTCTTCGGCGTGACGCCTGAAATCGTCGACGCTGACGGCAAGGTGCTGGATGGCGAGACATCAGGCAATCTCTGCCTCACGCGGTCCTGGCCGGGTATGATGCGCACCGTCTATGGCGATCACGCCCGCTTCGAGCAGACCTATTTCTCGACCTACAAGGGCAAATACTTCACCGGCGACGGCTGCCGGCGCGATGCCGACGGCTATTACTGGATCACCGGCCGCGTCGACGACGTCATCAACGTCTCCGGCCACCGCATGGGCACGGCCGAGGTCGAGAGCGCGCTGGTGGCGCATGAGAAGGTGTCGGAGGCCGCGGTCGTCGGCTTCCCGCACGACATCAAGGGCCAGGGCATCTACGCCTATGTGACCCTGATGGCCGGCGTCGAGCCGAGCGAGGACCTGCGCAAGGAGCTGGTGACCTGCGTGCGCAAGGAGATCGGCCCGATCGCCTCGCCCGACCAGATCCAGTTCGCCCCGGGGCTGCCAAAGACCCGCTCCGGCAAGATCATGCGCCGCATCCTGCGCAAGATCGCCGAGGACGAACCGGGCAGCCTGGGCGACACCTCCACCCTGGCCGATCCCGCCGTCGTCGACGATCTCGTCAAGAACCGGCAGAACCGGCGATAG